From Qingrenia yutianensis, the proteins below share one genomic window:
- a CDS encoding polysaccharide deacetylase family protein → MKLFVVHKDTVIIYFLILAAICSVLTLNWDTTTAVFETMAPKKDLPIYCVQKVEKICAISFDAAWGNEDTHTLIEILKKYNVKTTFFVVGGWVDKYPESVKELSDAGHEIMNHSNTHPHMTKLSKEQMQKEVTECNDKIEKVTNKKPILFRPPYGDYNDSVVSAMRDIGMYTIQWDVDTLVMNGRWHSEANFTIFIYTLMVIHIFMETIPNFV, encoded by the coding sequence ATGAAGCTTTTTGTAGTTCACAAGGACACAGTGATAATATATTTTTTAATTCTCGCCGCCATTTGCTCGGTGCTGACCCTCAACTGGGACACAACAACGGCAGTTTTTGAAACTATGGCGCCCAAAAAAGACCTCCCCATCTACTGCGTGCAAAAGGTGGAAAAAATTTGTGCAATAAGTTTTGACGCAGCGTGGGGAAATGAAGATACCCACACGCTGATTGAAATTTTGAAGAAGTATAATGTTAAAACCACGTTTTTTGTTGTCGGCGGCTGGGTAGATAAATACCCCGAGTCGGTGAAAGAGCTCTCCGACGCGGGGCACGAAATTATGAATCATTCAAATACTCATCCGCATATGACGAAACTGTCAAAAGAGCAGATGCAGAAAGAAGTGACCGAGTGTAACGATAAAATTGAAAAGGTCACAAATAAAAAACCGATTTTGTTCCGTCCGCCCTACGGCGACTATAACGACTCCGTCGTTTCCGCAATGCGCGATATCGGTATGTATACTATCCAGTGGGACGTTGATACGTTGGTAATGAATGGAAGGTGGCATTCTGAAGCAAATTTTACAATATTTATTTACACGTTGATGGTGATACACATATTCATGGAGACTATCCCAAATTTTGTGTAA